A window of Ranitomeya variabilis isolate aRanVar5 chromosome 2, aRanVar5.hap1, whole genome shotgun sequence contains these coding sequences:
- the FGD1 gene encoding FYVE, RhoGEF and PH domain-containing protein 1 isoform X1, translated as MSVLPDTSPGFPYGQRGEGELVLKGTQACPLYPANMQVNRPRSTAYTYPPSSTREEPGSYAKQFQARRFSYHIGGAAPGPSTPVLQNDGLQPKNPVLVKSLSLEPAHISVHPEKPQRLRSDPGNSTDCNGIPPDQPNSKPAAPRRPPHTKPEVPPKPPHLQSVRRPRPPGHIPPPPSRPLPADPRLARVSLRLESKDGTPSAVTSLIEKFEREPIILPAERTSPAYDTDPEINSTPLLHPGYSMGDLESKLLDLLEPETSQASLERRRRLVVEGGDTEERGEQDSLGKLANRDSGIDSISSPSTSEEMCFLGEVEEGGREEMEPPHITVQNSSPRDSEGDSDMEDGSGGEEEVTPRRLDPCEFTARQKVYNIANELLQTEKAYVSRLHLLDQVFCARLMEEAATKGSFPGEVVMGIFSNICSIYCFHQQFLLPELEKRMQEWDSNPRIGDILQKLAPFLKMYGEYVKNFDRAMELVNTWTERSSQFKSIIQEVQKEEACGNLTLQHHMLEPVQRIPRYELLLKDYLQKLAEDSRDRTDAEKSLDLIATAAEHSNAAIRKMERMHKLLKVYELLGGEEDIVNPTNELIKEGHILKLSAKNGTTQDRYLILFNDRLLYCVPKLRLIGQKYSVRARIDVEGMELKHSSSPNLTRTFLVSGKQRSLELQARTEEEKKDWIQAIEATMSRHEQTMETYKLLYSTHREDEETPPNSPNTDLGKRAPTPIREKEVTMCMKCQEAFNSITKRRHHCKACGHVVCGKCSEFRARLVYDNNRTNRVCIDCYGALHGSTSSPGYNAHTPQRRKSILEKQASVVAEHSVMCSYMYYMEKGAKSWHKGWFVIPQNEPLVLYIYGAPQDVKAQRSIPLIGFEVTPTEQCERSDRKHVFKISQSQLSFYFSPEAEELQRRWVNALSRAGRGEDYSCKDLLLEAEEENDGTGDPLGDT; from the exons GGCTCCAGCCCAAGAACCCAGTTCTTGTTAAGAGCCTCTCCTTGGAACCAGCTCATATCTCGGTGCACCCAGAAAAACCCCAGCGTCTCCGATCCGATCCTGGAAACTCAACTGACTGCAATGGGATCCCCCCAGATCAACCCAATTCTAAACCAGCAGCTCCTAGACGCCCCCCACACACCAAACCTGAAG TTCCTCCGAAACCCCCACATCTCCAGAGCGTGAGAAGACCCCGGCCTCCTGGCCATATTCCCCCACCCCCTTCACGCCCGCTGCCTGCAGACCCAAGGCTTGCAAGGGTGTCCCTTCGCCTGGAAAGCAAAGATGGGACGCCATCAGCAGTTACCTCCCTGATTGAGAAGTTTGAAAG GGAGCCGATCATCCTACCTGCAGAGCGCACCAGTCCGGCCTACGACACCGATCCAGAAATCAACAGCACGCCTTTGCTGCACCCTGGTTATAGCATGGGTGATCTTGAAAGCAAACTCCTCGATCTGCTGGAGCCGGAGACGTCTCAGGCGAGCTTGGAGAGAAGACGTAGACTTGTTGTAGAAGGGGGCGATACAGAAGAAAGGGGGGAGCAGGACTCTTTGGGGAAACTGGCGAACAGGGACAGTGGCATTGACAGTATCAGCTCTCCATCCACGAGCGAAGAGATGTGCTTCCTCGGAGAGGTTGAGGAGGGCGGGAGGGAAGAGATGGAGCCTCCTCATATCACAGTACAAAACAGCTCGCCTCGGGACTCGGAAGGTGACAGTGACATGGAGGACGGGAGCGGTGGAGAAGAAGAAGTGACGCCTAGAAGACTGGATCCATGTGAG TTCACTGCCCGCCAGAAGGTTTATAACATCGCAAATGAGCTTCTTCAGACGGAGAAGGCTTACGTGTCTCGTTTACACCTCTTGGACCAG GTATTCTGCGCTCGGCTCATGGAAGAAGCGGCCACGAAAGGTTCATTCCCCGGTGAAGTCGTTATGGGCATTTTTTCCAATATCTGTTCCATTTATTGCTTTCATCAACAGTTCCTGCTGCCCGAACTGGAGAAACGCATGCAAGAATG GGACAGCAACCCTCGGATTGGGGACATCCTACAGAAATTGGCTCCATTCCTTAAAATGTATGGCGAGTATGTTAAGAACTTTGACAGAGCCATGGAACTGGTGAACACATGGACGGAGCGCTCCTCCCAGTTCAAAAGCATCATCCAAGAAGTGCAG AAGGAGGAGGCCTGCGGTAACTTGACATTACAGCACCACATGCTGGAGCCTGTCCAGAGGATTCCTCGCTATGAGCTTCTGCTCAAGGATTATCTCCAGAAACTGGCAGAGGACTCCAGAGACCGGACGGATGCAGAAA AATCTTTGGACCTTATTGCCACTGCAGCTGAGCATTCAAATGCAGCTATAAGAAAAATG GAAAGGATGCACAAGCTCTTAAAAGTGTATGAACTCTTGGGCGGAGAGGAAGATATTGTGAACCCCACTAATGAGCTGATCAAAGAGGGGCATATACTTAAACTGTCAGCAAAGAACGGGACCACCCAGGACCGATACCTCATACTG TTCAATGACCGCTTGCTGTACTGCGTTCCTAAGCTGCGTCTCATTGGTCAGAAATACAGCGTGCGGGCGAGGATTGATGTGGAGGGGATGGAG CTGAAGCACAGCAGCAGTCCCAACCTCACCAGGACGTTCTTAGTGTCTGGGAAACAGCGCTCCCTGGAGCTGCAGGCCAG AACTGAAGAAGAGAAAAAAGACTGGATCCAG GCGATTGAAGCTACGATGAGTCGCCATGAGCAGACAATGGAGACTTACAAACTGCTATACTCAACCCATCGGGAAGATGAAGAGACCCCTCCAAACTCACCG AACACAGACTTGGGCAAGCGAGCCCCAACTCCGATCCGGGAGAAAGAGGTGACGATGTGCATGAAATGCCAAGAAGCTTTCAATTCCATAACCAAAAGGAGGCACCACTGCAAAGCATGTGGACAT GTCGTTTGTGGGAAGTGCTCAGAGTTTCGCGCCCGACTAGTCTATGACAATAACCGAACAAATCGCGTTTGCATAGACTGTTACGGGGCCCTGCACGGTTCTACGTCCAGCCCGGGGTACAATGCCCATACGCCACAACGGAGGAAGTCTATCCTGGAG AAACAGGCATCGGTGGTGGCGGAGCACAGCGTCATGTGTAGTTATATGTATTATATGGAGAAGGGAGCCAAGAGCTGGCACAAGGGCTGGTTTGTCATCCCGCAGAATGAGCCCCTGGTGCTCTACATCTACGGTGCCCCCCAG GACGTGAAGGCTCAGCGAAGCATCCCATTAATTGGCTTCGAAGTGACCCCCACAGAACAATGTGAGCGCTCGGACCGCAAACACGTCTTCAAGATCAGTCAGAGCCAGCTCAGCTTCTACTTCAGCCCAGAAGCCGAGGAGCTGCAACGTCGTTGGGTGAACGCGTTGTCCCGAGCCGGCCGAGGGGAAGACTACAGCTGCAAAGACTTACTTCTCGAGGCCGAGGAAGAGAACGATGGGACTGGGGACCCTCTAGGAGACACTTGA
- the FGD1 gene encoding FYVE, RhoGEF and PH domain-containing protein 1 isoform X2 — protein sequence MYMDKSNLRGLQPKNPVLVKSLSLEPAHISVHPEKPQRLRSDPGNSTDCNGIPPDQPNSKPAAPRRPPHTKPEVPPKPPHLQSVRRPRPPGHIPPPPSRPLPADPRLARVSLRLESKDGTPSAVTSLIEKFEREPIILPAERTSPAYDTDPEINSTPLLHPGYSMGDLESKLLDLLEPETSQASLERRRRLVVEGGDTEERGEQDSLGKLANRDSGIDSISSPSTSEEMCFLGEVEEGGREEMEPPHITVQNSSPRDSEGDSDMEDGSGGEEEVTPRRLDPCEFTARQKVYNIANELLQTEKAYVSRLHLLDQVFCARLMEEAATKGSFPGEVVMGIFSNICSIYCFHQQFLLPELEKRMQEWDSNPRIGDILQKLAPFLKMYGEYVKNFDRAMELVNTWTERSSQFKSIIQEVQKEEACGNLTLQHHMLEPVQRIPRYELLLKDYLQKLAEDSRDRTDAEKSLDLIATAAEHSNAAIRKMERMHKLLKVYELLGGEEDIVNPTNELIKEGHILKLSAKNGTTQDRYLILFNDRLLYCVPKLRLIGQKYSVRARIDVEGMELKHSSSPNLTRTFLVSGKQRSLELQARTEEEKKDWIQAIEATMSRHEQTMETYKLLYSTHREDEETPPNSPNTDLGKRAPTPIREKEVTMCMKCQEAFNSITKRRHHCKACGHVVCGKCSEFRARLVYDNNRTNRVCIDCYGALHGSTSSPGYNAHTPQRRKSILEKQASVVAEHSVMCSYMYYMEKGAKSWHKGWFVIPQNEPLVLYIYGAPQDVKAQRSIPLIGFEVTPTEQCERSDRKHVFKISQSQLSFYFSPEAEELQRRWVNALSRAGRGEDYSCKDLLLEAEEENDGTGDPLGDT from the exons GGCTCCAGCCCAAGAACCCAGTTCTTGTTAAGAGCCTCTCCTTGGAACCAGCTCATATCTCGGTGCACCCAGAAAAACCCCAGCGTCTCCGATCCGATCCTGGAAACTCAACTGACTGCAATGGGATCCCCCCAGATCAACCCAATTCTAAACCAGCAGCTCCTAGACGCCCCCCACACACCAAACCTGAAG TTCCTCCGAAACCCCCACATCTCCAGAGCGTGAGAAGACCCCGGCCTCCTGGCCATATTCCCCCACCCCCTTCACGCCCGCTGCCTGCAGACCCAAGGCTTGCAAGGGTGTCCCTTCGCCTGGAAAGCAAAGATGGGACGCCATCAGCAGTTACCTCCCTGATTGAGAAGTTTGAAAG GGAGCCGATCATCCTACCTGCAGAGCGCACCAGTCCGGCCTACGACACCGATCCAGAAATCAACAGCACGCCTTTGCTGCACCCTGGTTATAGCATGGGTGATCTTGAAAGCAAACTCCTCGATCTGCTGGAGCCGGAGACGTCTCAGGCGAGCTTGGAGAGAAGACGTAGACTTGTTGTAGAAGGGGGCGATACAGAAGAAAGGGGGGAGCAGGACTCTTTGGGGAAACTGGCGAACAGGGACAGTGGCATTGACAGTATCAGCTCTCCATCCACGAGCGAAGAGATGTGCTTCCTCGGAGAGGTTGAGGAGGGCGGGAGGGAAGAGATGGAGCCTCCTCATATCACAGTACAAAACAGCTCGCCTCGGGACTCGGAAGGTGACAGTGACATGGAGGACGGGAGCGGTGGAGAAGAAGAAGTGACGCCTAGAAGACTGGATCCATGTGAG TTCACTGCCCGCCAGAAGGTTTATAACATCGCAAATGAGCTTCTTCAGACGGAGAAGGCTTACGTGTCTCGTTTACACCTCTTGGACCAG GTATTCTGCGCTCGGCTCATGGAAGAAGCGGCCACGAAAGGTTCATTCCCCGGTGAAGTCGTTATGGGCATTTTTTCCAATATCTGTTCCATTTATTGCTTTCATCAACAGTTCCTGCTGCCCGAACTGGAGAAACGCATGCAAGAATG GGACAGCAACCCTCGGATTGGGGACATCCTACAGAAATTGGCTCCATTCCTTAAAATGTATGGCGAGTATGTTAAGAACTTTGACAGAGCCATGGAACTGGTGAACACATGGACGGAGCGCTCCTCCCAGTTCAAAAGCATCATCCAAGAAGTGCAG AAGGAGGAGGCCTGCGGTAACTTGACATTACAGCACCACATGCTGGAGCCTGTCCAGAGGATTCCTCGCTATGAGCTTCTGCTCAAGGATTATCTCCAGAAACTGGCAGAGGACTCCAGAGACCGGACGGATGCAGAAA AATCTTTGGACCTTATTGCCACTGCAGCTGAGCATTCAAATGCAGCTATAAGAAAAATG GAAAGGATGCACAAGCTCTTAAAAGTGTATGAACTCTTGGGCGGAGAGGAAGATATTGTGAACCCCACTAATGAGCTGATCAAAGAGGGGCATATACTTAAACTGTCAGCAAAGAACGGGACCACCCAGGACCGATACCTCATACTG TTCAATGACCGCTTGCTGTACTGCGTTCCTAAGCTGCGTCTCATTGGTCAGAAATACAGCGTGCGGGCGAGGATTGATGTGGAGGGGATGGAG CTGAAGCACAGCAGCAGTCCCAACCTCACCAGGACGTTCTTAGTGTCTGGGAAACAGCGCTCCCTGGAGCTGCAGGCCAG AACTGAAGAAGAGAAAAAAGACTGGATCCAG GCGATTGAAGCTACGATGAGTCGCCATGAGCAGACAATGGAGACTTACAAACTGCTATACTCAACCCATCGGGAAGATGAAGAGACCCCTCCAAACTCACCG AACACAGACTTGGGCAAGCGAGCCCCAACTCCGATCCGGGAGAAAGAGGTGACGATGTGCATGAAATGCCAAGAAGCTTTCAATTCCATAACCAAAAGGAGGCACCACTGCAAAGCATGTGGACAT GTCGTTTGTGGGAAGTGCTCAGAGTTTCGCGCCCGACTAGTCTATGACAATAACCGAACAAATCGCGTTTGCATAGACTGTTACGGGGCCCTGCACGGTTCTACGTCCAGCCCGGGGTACAATGCCCATACGCCACAACGGAGGAAGTCTATCCTGGAG AAACAGGCATCGGTGGTGGCGGAGCACAGCGTCATGTGTAGTTATATGTATTATATGGAGAAGGGAGCCAAGAGCTGGCACAAGGGCTGGTTTGTCATCCCGCAGAATGAGCCCCTGGTGCTCTACATCTACGGTGCCCCCCAG GACGTGAAGGCTCAGCGAAGCATCCCATTAATTGGCTTCGAAGTGACCCCCACAGAACAATGTGAGCGCTCGGACCGCAAACACGTCTTCAAGATCAGTCAGAGCCAGCTCAGCTTCTACTTCAGCCCAGAAGCCGAGGAGCTGCAACGTCGTTGGGTGAACGCGTTGTCCCGAGCCGGCCGAGGGGAAGACTACAGCTGCAAAGACTTACTTCTCGAGGCCGAGGAAGAGAACGATGGGACTGGGGACCCTCTAGGAGACACTTGA